From the genome of Thermogutta terrifontis, one region includes:
- a CDS encoding bifunctional DNA primase/polymerase: MSQVLFTYQRLGYRVHPLHCGSKRPLLPGWPERAARDEATVRQWLAEFPGCNWGIATGEGFSVLDIDPAALEAGWPGDQRRQELKATGCPLVQTPRGGFHLYFRADWGNSVGVIAPGVDTKGPRGYVVAPPSLVNGKAYRWIRPLVPRDQLPPPPEWLDAALKAAAKAIEHAPDPKSAEEMAREGSILCEGQRNIGLTRLAGRLRRLGFSQDEIAAALLAANQSRCRPPLPEREVLAIAKSISKYPTGPVSLPPAFHRAWSRAIAHRRRFRK; the protein is encoded by the coding sequence GTGAGCCAAGTTTTGTTCACCTACCAACGCCTGGGCTACCGGGTCCACCCTCTTCACTGCGGCAGTAAGCGTCCACTCCTACCAGGATGGCCGGAACGGGCCGCCCGTGACGAGGCGACCGTCCGCCAGTGGCTGGCAGAGTTTCCGGGGTGCAACTGGGGCATAGCAACCGGAGAAGGCTTCTCTGTGCTGGACATCGACCCAGCAGCCCTGGAGGCAGGGTGGCCCGGTGACCAGCGCCGGCAGGAGCTGAAGGCCACAGGGTGCCCGTTGGTCCAAACCCCGCGGGGTGGTTTTCATCTTTACTTCAGGGCGGATTGGGGAAATTCAGTTGGGGTGATTGCCCCGGGGGTCGATACGAAAGGCCCACGGGGCTATGTGGTGGCACCACCATCATTGGTCAACGGCAAAGCATACCGCTGGATCCGGCCACTTGTGCCACGCGATCAACTCCCACCGCCGCCGGAGTGGCTGGACGCAGCACTGAAAGCCGCCGCGAAGGCCATCGAACACGCCCCCGATCCGAAGTCCGCCGAAGAAATGGCCCGAGAGGGTTCGATCCTTTGCGAAGGGCAAAGAAATATCGGCCTGACGCGTCTTGCGGGCCGACTCCGCCGACTGGGCTTTTCACAGGATGAGATAGCGGCCGCTCTTTTGGCGGCCAATCAGTCGCGTTGTCGCCCGCCGCTTCCTGAGCGGGAAGTACTGGCCATCGCAAAGTCCATTTCAAAGTACCCAACTGGGCCTGTGTCGCTTCCGCCGGCATTTCACCGGGCCTGGTCTCGCGCTATCGCTCATCGCAGGAGGTTTCGCAAATGA
- a CDS encoding helix-turn-helix domain-containing protein, translating to MRQNATGSQPEQVLIDEKTAARRLGVSTSHLGNLRRRGEIPYVRVGALIRYDVRALDEWIASQLKTTKEKGVDR from the coding sequence ATGCGACAGAACGCGACAGGAAGCCAGCCCGAGCAAGTACTGATCGACGAAAAAACGGCAGCCCGGCGGTTGGGCGTGAGCACCAGCCATTTGGGCAACTTACGCCGCCGAGGGGAAATCCCGTACGTCCGGGTGGGTGCCTTAATTCGGTACGACGTGCGGGCCTTAGATGAGTGGATTGCTTCCCAACTGAAGACCACAAAAGAAAAGGGCGTCGATCGCTAG
- a CDS encoding BNR repeat-containing protein, which produces MSAFFWTCLAVACAANAPCDLVTEKWEILDAWEIGPAWAGHPVGFFLLTVPPYQYVAFYDAERQLVVGQRKLDESPFRFKKLPTSVGWDSHNSIVMAVDKRGYLHVSGNMHVTPLIHFRMTRPHDLESLIPIHKMVGENEDRVTYPHFITTPNGDLVFYYRDGASGRGRQLFNVYDAESQSWRRLLPVPLLDGGEEMSAYPSGPILGPDGMWHLCWMWRDTPDCSTNHDISYARSRDLVHWETVDGRPLNLPITPATPGVIVDPVPIKLGLINVGHHVGFDSQRRPIVTYHKYDQAGRSQIYNARWENDRWVIYQTSNWEYRWEFSGGGSIGAEITAGPVQIAKAGYLVQKFSHSQYGSGTWVLDEKTLRPIDTCLHTVRLPAEIARRESEFPGMEVRLAWDSGKPPAEESYLLKWETLPPNRDRPRAGPLPPPSTLRLYHLRRMP; this is translated from the coding sequence ATGTCTGCGTTCTTCTGGACTTGCCTTGCGGTGGCGTGCGCGGCGAACGCACCTTGCGATCTTGTCACGGAGAAGTGGGAAATCCTGGACGCTTGGGAAATTGGGCCGGCTTGGGCTGGCCATCCGGTGGGCTTCTTTCTGCTTACAGTTCCGCCCTACCAGTACGTGGCCTTTTATGACGCCGAGCGACAACTGGTTGTCGGACAGCGGAAACTCGATGAATCACCTTTTCGCTTCAAAAAGCTGCCAACGTCGGTGGGATGGGACAGTCATAACAGCATCGTGATGGCAGTGGACAAACGCGGGTACCTTCATGTCAGTGGTAACATGCACGTCACACCGCTCATTCATTTTCGGATGACCAGGCCCCACGATCTGGAGAGCTTAATTCCCATCCACAAAATGGTTGGGGAAAATGAAGACCGCGTCACCTATCCTCATTTCATCACCACACCAAACGGTGATCTCGTCTTTTATTACCGCGACGGCGCCAGCGGCCGTGGACGCCAACTTTTTAACGTTTATGACGCGGAATCGCAGTCCTGGCGGCGGCTTTTGCCGGTCCCACTGTTGGATGGGGGAGAAGAAATGAGCGCGTATCCGTCGGGGCCGATTTTGGGCCCAGACGGGATGTGGCATCTCTGCTGGATGTGGCGGGATACGCCGGATTGCAGCACCAACCACGACATCAGCTACGCCCGAAGCCGCGATCTCGTCCACTGGGAAACGGTGGATGGCAGACCTCTCAACTTACCCATCACACCAGCGACGCCAGGTGTAATTGTCGATCCGGTGCCCATCAAACTGGGACTAATCAACGTCGGGCATCATGTAGGATTCGACAGCCAGCGCCGGCCCATCGTCACCTATCACAAATACGACCAGGCAGGCCGAAGCCAAATCTACAACGCCCGGTGGGAAAACGATCGATGGGTGATTTATCAGACGAGTAACTGGGAGTATCGATGGGAGTTTTCCGGAGGAGGAAGTATCGGCGCGGAAATCACAGCCGGCCCCGTCCAGATTGCAAAGGCGGGATACCTCGTTCAGAAGTTCAGTCACAGTCAGTACGGAAGCGGCACCTGGGTTCTGGACGAAAAGACACTGCGTCCGATTGACACCTGTCTGCACACTGTCCGCTTGCCTGCGGAGATTGCGCGACGGGAATCTGAATTTCCGGGAATGGAGGTCCGCCTGGCCTGGGACTCGGGGAAACCACCGGCCGAAGAATCTTACTTGCTTAAATGGGAAACCTTGCCGCCCAATCGAGACCGACCTCGTGCGGGGCCGCTGCCACCCCCAAGCACCTTGCGGCTGTATCATCTGAGGCGCATGCCATGA
- a CDS encoding glycosyltransferase family 2 protein gives MDFAACGETTRQPPSVSVVIPLHNEAGNIETLHNELSEVLQSLNCPWDIYYVDDGSTDETPQKLSQIAEKDGNVQVIFLTRRFGQAAALRAAMDASQGDVIITLDGDLQNDPRDIPHFLAKIAEGYDIVHGWRLHRQDSYLSRRLPSRVANWLIRKLTGAPTPDLGCGIRAMRRWVVEHLELVGDMHRYLPILARDLGAKSTVIVVNHRPRRSGKSKYGLRRFFAVLADLPLIVFLTRYRWKPIRLMAALSAMVGCLGTMMAVPGLVWTVLGRLPLGIPLLAAAVVSWGMSLILLAVGLLAELQVRLAMSGGRNAPYLVRSLVSNRHEAKVVRFPEPSPRLNSGRTGSYG, from the coding sequence ATGGATTTTGCCGCGTGCGGTGAAACAACGCGCCAGCCGCCTTCGGTGTCTGTGGTGATTCCGCTTCACAACGAAGCGGGCAACATTGAGACCTTGCACAACGAATTGAGCGAGGTTCTGCAATCCCTCAACTGCCCCTGGGATATCTACTACGTGGACGATGGTTCCACCGACGAAACTCCTCAAAAGCTGTCTCAGATTGCTGAAAAAGATGGCAATGTCCAGGTAATCTTTCTCACACGACGCTTCGGTCAGGCCGCGGCACTCCGCGCGGCCATGGACGCCTCGCAGGGGGACGTCATTATCACGCTCGACGGAGACCTTCAGAACGATCCGCGGGACATCCCGCATTTTCTGGCGAAGATCGCGGAGGGCTACGACATCGTTCATGGCTGGCGACTGCACCGGCAGGATTCCTACCTGAGTCGCCGACTTCCCTCCCGGGTCGCCAACTGGCTGATTCGCAAACTGACAGGTGCCCCCACACCCGATCTGGGTTGCGGGATACGTGCGATGCGCCGCTGGGTGGTGGAGCATCTCGAACTGGTGGGCGACATGCACCGCTACCTGCCCATCCTGGCCCGCGACCTGGGGGCAAAAAGCACCGTGATTGTCGTGAATCACCGGCCGAGAAGATCTGGAAAAAGCAAATACGGACTGCGCAGATTCTTCGCAGTTCTGGCGGACTTGCCCCTGATTGTGTTCCTTACCCGCTATCGATGGAAACCCATCCGCCTGATGGCAGCCTTATCTGCTATGGTGGGATGCCTGGGGACCATGATGGCGGTGCCGGGACTGGTGTGGACCGTCCTGGGGCGTTTGCCCCTCGGCATCCCTCTTTTGGCAGCAGCGGTTGTCTCTTGGGGGATGAGTCTGATCCTTCTAGCCGTTGGGCTCCTCGCCGAACTGCAGGTCCGCCTGGCCATGTCTGGGGGAAGGAACGCCCCGTATCTGGTCCGCTCTTTGGTGTCAAATAGACACGAGGCCAAAGTTGTTCGATTTCCAGAGCCGTCGCCACGGTTGAACTCGGGCCGCACGGGATCGTACGGTTAG
- a CDS encoding DUF1844 domain-containing protein, protein MWAGDSHAQSDRPEKQSGQPEKSAEQVGSADERIVVDEEWKARVEKEKRETRQQRQSSSSPGEGDPPLPPPTLTGLASSFSMQALAALGLLPDPLTGKVEVRLNRARHLIDTINLLYEKTSGNITPEEKQALEQMLHELRLAYVQIQAAQQRSS, encoded by the coding sequence ATGTGGGCAGGCGATTCACATGCCCAATCGGATCGGCCGGAAAAGCAATCCGGTCAGCCCGAAAAGTCGGCTGAACAAGTGGGATCGGCTGACGAGCGAATTGTTGTGGACGAAGAGTGGAAAGCCCGGGTGGAAAAAGAAAAACGGGAGACTCGCCAGCAGCGCCAGTCATCTTCGTCGCCCGGGGAGGGTGATCCTCCATTACCCCCGCCCACCCTCACCGGGTTGGCCAGCAGCTTTTCCATGCAGGCTCTGGCCGCCCTGGGGCTTTTGCCCGATCCTTTGACTGGCAAGGTCGAGGTACGGCTGAATCGGGCCCGGCACCTCATCGACACAATCAATCTGCTTTATGAGAAGACAAGCGGAAACATCACGCCGGAAGAGAAACAGGCCCTGGAACAGATGCTGCACGAACTTCGCCTTGCCTATGTACAGATTCAGGCGGCGCAACAGCGATCCTCTTGA
- a CDS encoding response regulator → MAIRVLIADDHEVIRWGLKELLKGSDIEVIGEAATGAETVEKVKTLRPDVLVLDIRFPDLDGLETLVKIREEGLDTRVVLLSTYDYQSYAARAVALGVSEYLLKGAGRDEIIRAIHAAAAGEPPKVDSRLGEVIQAMQSKQPIEDDMVQLTQRETQVLRHIALGLSNREIANSLDISVETVKEHVQNILRKLNVNDRTQAAVWAVRKGLV, encoded by the coding sequence ATGGCGATTCGAGTTCTCATAGCCGACGATCATGAAGTAATCCGCTGGGGTCTGAAGGAGCTTCTCAAGGGCTCTGATATCGAGGTTATCGGTGAGGCGGCCACTGGTGCCGAAACCGTGGAAAAGGTGAAGACCCTCCGCCCAGACGTACTCGTTTTGGACATTCGCTTTCCCGACCTGGACGGCCTGGAAACTTTGGTGAAAATTCGCGAAGAAGGCCTCGACACTCGGGTGGTTTTGCTTTCCACCTATGACTATCAAAGCTACGCTGCGAGAGCCGTTGCCCTTGGGGTATCGGAATACCTTCTCAAAGGGGCCGGTCGGGACGAGATCATTCGGGCAATTCACGCCGCGGCAGCCGGCGAACCGCCCAAGGTCGATAGCCGACTGGGGGAGGTCATTCAGGCGATGCAATCCAAGCAGCCCATCGAGGATGATATGGTCCAGCTCACCCAGCGGGAGACTCAGGTGCTGCGGCATATCGCGCTGGGACTTTCCAACAGGGAGATCGCCAACTCGCTGGACATCAGTGTGGAAACAGTCAAGGAACACGTGCAAAATATTTTACGAAAATTGAACGTGAACGACCGCACGCAGGCCGCCGTTTGGGCGGTAAGGAAAGGCCTCGTCTAA
- a CDS encoding sigma-54-dependent transcriptional regulator has product MPKAALLLVDDDRHLLQAMANWLREQDYRVDTATGVQEALRELARRSYDVAVVDIRLGDGDGFDVLRFCRERYPEMPVILVTGYGSVDLAVEAIRAGAFDFLTKPLIDEELQVAIERALNQKRVVEENKNLKTQLDMRYGLDAIVGRDHRMLRVYDVIEAVADTKATVLITGESGTGKSLIARAIHRRSSRRDKPFVEVACGALPETLLESELFGHVAGAFTGATGDKIGKFKQADGGTIFLDEIGTASPALQVKLLRVLQDYQFEPVGGTETITVDVRVILATNEDLQKAVQEGRFRRDLYYRINVINIELPPLRERVSDIPLLAEHFLKRICEEMGRPLKTLSDEALAALQAYRWPGNVRELQNVLERAVLLGRKPVITLEDLPPDVAAALTPGLGPPEKAPLKQALQLPERQIILQMLEMHNWNRQATAKALGINRTTLYKKMKRLGIEEPESTREKSEEHGSTVCR; this is encoded by the coding sequence ATGCCCAAGGCAGCGCTCTTGCTCGTTGACGATGATCGTCACCTTCTTCAGGCGATGGCCAACTGGCTGCGGGAGCAGGATTATCGCGTGGACACTGCCACGGGGGTACAGGAGGCGCTCCGCGAACTGGCGAGGCGGTCCTATGACGTTGCCGTTGTGGACATCCGACTTGGCGACGGCGACGGCTTTGATGTCCTCAGGTTCTGCCGGGAACGTTACCCGGAGATGCCAGTCATTCTCGTGACCGGCTACGGTTCCGTGGACCTGGCAGTGGAGGCGATTCGTGCCGGGGCGTTTGACTTTCTCACCAAACCCCTCATCGACGAGGAGCTCCAGGTAGCCATTGAGCGGGCGCTCAACCAGAAACGCGTGGTCGAAGAGAACAAAAACCTGAAGACTCAGCTCGACATGCGTTACGGCCTGGATGCCATCGTGGGGCGGGACCACCGGATGCTCCGCGTGTACGACGTCATCGAGGCTGTCGCCGACACAAAAGCGACCGTGCTCATTACCGGGGAAAGTGGCACAGGCAAGTCGCTGATCGCGCGTGCCATTCATCGACGGAGCAGTCGGCGGGACAAACCGTTCGTGGAAGTTGCCTGTGGAGCGTTGCCGGAGACACTCCTGGAAAGCGAACTCTTTGGCCACGTGGCGGGGGCCTTCACCGGCGCCACTGGGGACAAGATCGGAAAATTCAAGCAAGCGGATGGAGGCACGATTTTTCTCGACGAAATTGGGACGGCCAGCCCGGCACTCCAGGTGAAACTCCTCCGCGTTCTCCAGGACTACCAGTTTGAGCCTGTGGGCGGTACGGAGACGATTACGGTGGATGTGCGGGTTATTCTGGCCACCAACGAAGACCTGCAAAAGGCAGTCCAGGAAGGACGGTTCCGACGGGACCTCTATTATCGGATCAACGTCATCAACATCGAGTTGCCTCCGCTGCGGGAGCGTGTGTCGGATATTCCCCTTCTCGCGGAGCACTTCCTGAAACGCATCTGCGAGGAGATGGGACGACCACTGAAAACCCTCAGCGATGAGGCCCTGGCGGCCCTCCAGGCATATCGGTGGCCCGGCAATGTGCGTGAGCTTCAGAACGTCCTTGAACGGGCGGTCCTTCTTGGCCGAAAACCGGTCATCACCCTGGAGGACCTCCCCCCGGATGTCGCGGCGGCTCTTACCCCTGGACTGGGCCCTCCGGAAAAAGCTCCGTTAAAACAGGCACTCCAGCTTCCCGAACGGCAGATTATTCTACAGATGCTGGAGATGCACAACTGGAACCGGCAGGCGACGGCCAAAGCCCTGGGGATCAACCGCACGACGCTCTACAAAAAGATGAAGCGTCTGGGAATCGAGGAGCCCGAGTCAACGCGGGAAAAATCCGAGGAACACGGCTCAACCGTGTGTCGATGA
- a CDS encoding prenyltransferase/squalene oxidase repeat-containing protein gives MSKRSFSFWILPVAIAIHSITLWTISCGGVYGEEAAAVRVGPDPTAYKTCVDKGVNYLVTHQMPDGSFSPETGVGITALAVAALVRSGLTTHDPPVRAGLAYLEKQIQPDGGIYTPEGFYKNYETCIAMMCFQWADPERYKDVIARAEKFVKDIQWDESEDKNPSDYFYGGAGYGRSKRPDLSNTAFLIDALRAVGRGPDDPAIQKALIFVSRCQNLETEYNTTPFASKNPDGGFYYTCAAGGQSMAGQTPTGGLRSYGSMTYAGLKSLIYAGLTADDPRVQAAKRWIAQHYDLDSNPGLGQQGLYYYYHTFAKTMDALGEPFFVDAQGRRHDWRAELFEALAKRQREDGSWVNTADRWMEGDPNLVTAYALLALSYCRPTEIKPTGTGSTQSGGSARP, from the coding sequence ATGAGCAAGCGTAGTTTTTCATTTTGGATTCTTCCTGTGGCAATTGCGATACACTCAATCACGCTATGGACCATTTCGTGCGGAGGCGTATACGGCGAAGAGGCGGCCGCCGTCAGGGTCGGTCCGGATCCGACAGCGTACAAAACCTGTGTGGATAAGGGCGTCAACTACTTGGTGACGCATCAGATGCCGGATGGGTCGTTTTCTCCGGAAACGGGGGTGGGTATTACGGCTTTAGCTGTGGCAGCCCTGGTGCGGAGCGGCCTGACTACTCATGATCCGCCGGTTCGCGCAGGCCTGGCTTATCTGGAAAAGCAGATCCAACCGGACGGCGGCATCTATACGCCCGAGGGCTTCTACAAAAACTACGAAACCTGCATTGCCATGATGTGTTTCCAGTGGGCTGATCCCGAGCGTTACAAAGACGTCATCGCCCGGGCCGAAAAGTTCGTTAAGGACATTCAATGGGATGAGAGTGAAGACAAAAATCCCAGTGATTATTTTTATGGGGGTGCCGGTTATGGCCGAAGTAAGAGACCCGATCTTTCCAATACAGCGTTTCTCATCGATGCCCTGCGCGCTGTGGGGCGTGGGCCGGACGACCCAGCTATCCAGAAGGCCCTCATCTTTGTTTCGCGGTGCCAGAATCTAGAGACGGAGTACAATACGACCCCATTTGCCAGTAAGAATCCCGATGGCGGTTTTTATTACACCTGCGCTGCGGGCGGGCAGAGCATGGCCGGTCAGACCCCGACGGGTGGCCTTCGCAGTTATGGATCGATGACGTATGCGGGTTTGAAGAGCCTCATCTATGCCGGTCTTACGGCGGATGACCCCCGCGTCCAGGCGGCCAAGCGGTGGATCGCGCAGCACTACGACCTCGATAGTAATCCTGGGCTGGGCCAGCAGGGGCTTTACTACTACTATCACACCTTCGCCAAAACGATGGACGCTCTTGGAGAACCGTTCTTCGTGGATGCCCAGGGAAGGCGGCACGATTGGCGGGCTGAATTGTTTGAAGCGCTGGCAAAACGTCAACGCGAGGATGGGTCCTGGGTCAACACGGCGGATCGCTGGATGGAGGGCGACCCCAATCTCGTGACGGCGTACGCACTGCTGGCCCTGTCGTACTGTCGGCCCACCGAAATCAAACCGACTGGCACCGGTTCCACCCAGTCGGGTGGCTCGGCGCGACCGTGA